The Cinclus cinclus chromosome 28, bCinCin1.1, whole genome shotgun sequence genome window below encodes:
- the LOC134054356 gene encoding perilipin-3-like, translated as MRQEDHAGLMQQEGSRDLQHILSQESALKAWGDQEAATEVSMASGKTPTPDLLKAEEQQTASAVNRVTSLPLLSSAFNLVSSAYTHTKESHPCLGGVCSVAETVAAVAVGSVVGGAQPILSQLEPQIALVNEYACKGLDQLEESLPFLQQPADKVISDTKQLVSTKVTSAMDAACEAKDAVADKVTEAVDLTKNVVGDSVKLTRSVVTSTVNSAVEAAQGAKELVTNKVTEAVDVTKHMVEDSVDRTKSAVASTIVNAVEAAQGAKELVTNKVTEAVDLGKHLVEDSVDRTKAAVTSTITAAVGAAQGAKDLVANKVTDAVDKVTKAVDGAKELVTHKVTEAVDLTKGAVQDSVEKTKSVVTSTVSTAVSQAVAGGVESVLGMSEDLVDHYLPMTEEELGKLATTVQGFGVASVEEQKRQQSYFVRLGSLSGRLRHRAYQHSLAKLQGFRQRTQDTLARLQLAIKLIESVKREVGQKLLEGQEKLHQLWVDWSLTQPKGNQVRTACQPEQVEPRTLAMLRIITQQLQPAYESLRLSTHGLPSSVQEAVSRATRHIHKLHSSFSRAVSFQDLSRTTLARSRDRVAEARRSLDVLLDFVTHNTPLNWIVGPFRAMAKGTQVGRTHEKKEMRSDRKLPGLEKAPLSQEVTKAPEEPKGTNRLSEKWCEVLEKLEEKVGKPEKARKDAEVALAAKEIKTRVPEEDL; from the exons ctgCAACTGAAGTCAGTATGGCCTCAGGAAAGACCCCAACCCCAGATCTGCTgaaggctgaggagcagcagactGCG AGCGCTGTCAATCGAGTCACCAGCCTGCCCTtgctcagctctgccttcaACCTGGTCTCCTCTGCCTACACTCACACCAAGGAGTCCCACCCGTGCCTCGGGGGTGTCTGCAGCGTGGCTGAGACCGTGGCTGCCGTGGCCGTGGGCAGTGTGGTCGGGGGAGCCCAGCCCATCCTGAGCCAGCTCGAGCCACAGA TTGCCCTTGTGAATGAATATGCCTGTAAAGGTCTGGATCAGCTGGAGGAGAGCTtgcccttcctgcagcagccagcagacAAG GTAATCTCAGACACCAAGCAGCTGGTGTCCACCAAGGTGACATCTGCCATGGACGCTGCCTGCGAGGCCAAGGACGCGGTGGCTGATAAAGTCACTGAAGCTGTGGACCTCACTAAAAATGTTGTTGGGGACAGCGTGAAGCTGACCAGGTCTGTGGTCACCTCCACTGTCAACAGTGCTGTGGAGGCTGCCCAGGGTGCCAAGGAGCTGGTGACCAACAAGGTGACAGAGGCAGTGGATGTCACCAAGCACATGGTGGAGGACAGCGTTGACAGGACCAAGTCTGCTGTTGCCTCCACAATTGTCAACGCTGTGGAGGCTGCTCAAGGGGCCAAGGAGCTGGTGACCAACAAGGTGACAGAGGCTGTGGACCTCGGTAAGCACCTTGTGGAGGACAGTGTAGACAGGACCAAGGCTGCTGTGACTTCCAccatcactgcagctgtgggggctgcccagggagccaAGGACCTGGTGGCCAACAAGGTGACAGATGCTGTGGACAAGGTCACCAAAGCTGTGGAT ggagccaAGGAGCTGGTGACCCACAAGGTGACTGAAGCAGTGGACCTGACCAAAGGGGCTGTTCAGGACAGTGTTGAGAAGACCAAATCTGTGGTCACCTCTACAGTCAGTACA GCAGTGAGCCAGGCAGTGGCTGGAGGTGTGGAATCTGTCCTGGGAATGTCGGAAGATCTGGTGGATCATTACCTCCCGATGACCGAGGAGGAGCTAG GTAAACTGGCCACCACGGTGCAGGGCTTTGGCGTGGCCTCCGTGGAGgagcagaagaggcagcagagtTACTTTGTGCGCCTGGGCTCGCTGTCGGGTAGGCTCCGGCACCGAGCCTACCAGCACTCCCTGGCCAAGCTGCAGGGCTTCAGGCAGCGCACCCAGGACACCCTGGCACGGCTGCAGCTGGCAATAAAACTG ATAGAATCTGTGAAACGGGAGGTTGGCCAGAAgctgctggaggggcaggagaagcTCCATCAGCTGTGGGTGGACTGGAGCCTGACCCAGCCCAAAGGAAACCAAGTGAGGACTGCGTGCCAGCCAGAG CAGGTGGAGCCGCGCACTCTGGCCATGCTCAGGAtcatcacccagcagctccagcccgcCTACGAGAGCCTCCGGCTCAGCACACACGGGCTCCCAAGCAGCGTCCAGGAAGCCGTGTCTCGGGCCACTCGACACATCCACAAGCTCCACAGCTCTTTCTCCAGGGCCGTGTCCTTCCAGGACCTCTCCAGAACCACGCTGGCCCGCAGCCGGGACCGTGTGGCAGAGGCCCGGAGGTCCCTCGATGTCCTCTTGGACTTTGTCACTCACAACACCCCTCTGAACTGGATTGTGGGGCCCTTCAGGGCCATGGCCAAGGGGACACAGGTTGGCAGAACTCACGAGAAAAAAGAGATGAGGAGTGATAGAAAATTACCCGGGCTGGAAAAGGCTCCGCTATCACAGGAGGTGACAAAGGCACCTGAAGAGCCAAAGGGAACCAACAGGCTCTCAGAAAAATGGTGTGAGGTGCTAGAGAAGCTGGAGGAGAAGGTGGGGAAGCCAGAGAAGGCAAGGAAGGATGCAGAGGTGGCCCTGGCTGCAAAGGAGATAAAAACCCGTGTACCAGAGGAAGATCTCTGA
- the TICAM1 gene encoding TIR domain-containing adapter molecule 1: MAQSAELQLSFRDVFNILCQAPPEKLLSLKLKLEHSIPGPCSKVLQAMVLLTVGQEEDARICLDALRDNQAAQYIHQIKLGAAGVREDGEAVQPPQLDAGATALLAQVYTVLAQEKLCSSEARDRACQAATKTSKDTQLGTLNNVPAEERDGQSAAASGGSGDRFRTLRSHEDTRFPQTASSHYVVRSSPVPIGGTSGLSGPRTLCSEGSFSLSSCLEISASPTGAFHTQPSVPKSVPWPSCAGHPDGDTQSHGPQESSWASSPSSLPGQDTAVQGPWPEKVLQASPCHPSPLPIPETPLPAEPARNSDVSSTVTELHTSRDKQDEEQDEKLKDERMKFSIGVPDPRAAVDTAPAHRSIEDSCIPGIPWNSAPASVSTCSLPPPTYSFSSTLPPLQESHSNLLHPPPLHSSPSPASPAFQDPSEPEFFTFVVLHASEDELVAHQVKNLLESMGVPNGATLSEEFFIPGCSHMTCFQKAMENSAFMILLLTKNFPCKLCLFQTDTALMQSILDPAKQDSVIPFLPKANALEHSQIPTMLSALVTLKESSPLFSKKVLRTFDPKRITEKKSLWDQMQRRKLQARLERHQVQQNLAALSLGSRPWVPPAAPWPWPPEPSAQPRCPPAPTDPPLAQRHPPPSQAQLSPSHYSIPPGQGGIPPLIIQNARMVQIGNHNVMEVTTAPPGPGDSQEHTRDNV; the protein is encoded by the coding sequence ATGGCTCAGAGcgctgagctgcagctcagcttcagGGACGTGTTCAACATTCTGTGCCAGGCCCCACCAGAGAAACTGCTGAGCCTCAAACTCAAACTGGAGCACTCCATACCTGGGCCCTGCAGCAAGGTACTGCAAGCTATGGTTCTGCTTACTGTGGGGCAAGAAGAGGATGCAAGGATTTGTCTGGATGCCCTGAGGGATAACCAGGCAGCCCAGTACATCCACCAGATCaaactgggagctgcaggagtgcGGGAAGACGGGGAGGCTGTGCAGcctccccagctggatgcaggtgccacagccctgctggcacaggTGTACACAGTGCTGGCACAGGAAAAGCTGTGCAGTTCTGAGGCCAGGGACAGAGCCTGCCAGGCTGCCACCAAAACCAGCAAGGACACTCAGCTGGGGACACTCAACAACGTCCCAGCCGAGGAACGGGACGGACAGAGCGCTGCAGCCAGCGGGGGCTCAGGGGACAGGTTTAGGACGCTGAGATCCCATGAGGACACAAGATTTCCCCAGACAGCCAGCTCCCACTACGTGGTGAGGAGTTCACCAGTGCCTATCGGAGGCACCTCAGGCCTTTCAGGCCCACGGACCTTGTGCTCCGAGGGGAGCTTCTCCCTGTCCAGCTGTTTGGAGATCAGTGCATCACCAACAGGTGCTTTTCACACCCAGCCCTCTGTCCCCAAGTCTGtcccctggcccagctgtgctggacacCCCGACGGGGACACACAGAGCCACGGCCCGCAGGAATCCAGCTGggccagctctcccagctctctcCCTGGGCAGGACACAGCTGTCCAAGGGCCCTGGCCAGAGAAGGTTCTGCAGGCCAGTCCCTGTCATCCCAGCCCTCTCCCCATTCCTGAGACGCCGCTGCCCGCAGAGCCTGCCCGAAACAGTGATGTGTCCAGCACAGTGACAGAGCTTCACACATCAAGAGACAAACAGGATGAAGAGCAGGATGAAAAGCTGAAGGATGAAAGGATGAAATTCTCTATTGGTGTCCCTGACCCAAGGGCTGCAGTGGATACTGCTCCTGCCCACAGGTCCATAGAGGACTCCTGCATTCCAGGCATTCCCTGGAACTCTGCCCCTGCTTCTGTTTCAACCtgttcccttcctcctcctacTTACTCCTTCTCCTcaactcttcctcctcttcaggaaTCTCACTCCAACCTATTACATCCCCCTCCCCTGCACTCATccccctctccagcctctcctgcttTCCAGGATCCATCAGAGCCAGAGTTCTTCACATTTGTTGTCCTGCACGCCAGTGAAGATGAGCTTGTGGCCCACCAGGTCAAGAACCTGCTGGAGAGCATGGGGGTGCCCAATGGTGCCACACTCAGTGAGGAGTTCTTCATCCCAGGGTGCAGCCACATGACTTGCTTCCAGAAGGCCATGGAAAACTCTGCCTTCATGATCCTCCTGCTGACCAAGAACTTCCCGTGCAAGCTGTGCCTGTTCCAGACAGACACTGCTCTGATGCAGTCCATCCTGGACCCCGCCAAACAAGACTCAGTCATCCCGTTCCTACCCAAGGCAAACgccctggagcacagccagaTCCCCACGATGCTCAGTGCGCTCGTGACCCTGAAGGAGagctctcctctcttctccaagAAAGTACTCAGGACTTTTGACCCTAAGAGGATCACGGAGAAGAAATCCCTGTGGGACCAGATGCAGAGAAGGAAGCTCCAGGCACGTCTGGAACGGCACCAAGTCCAGCAGAACTTGGCTGCCCTGAGCCTGGGCTCCCGTCCGTGGGTgcccccagcagcaccatggcCGTGGCCACCAGAGCCATCAGCCCAGCCCCGGTGTCCCCCTGCCCCCACGGACCCCCCTCTTGCTCAGAGGCATCCTCCCCCTTCCCAAGCACAGCTCTCCCCAAGCCACTACAGCATCCCACCAGGCCAGGGAGGGATCCCACCCCTCATCATCCAGAATGCCCGCATGGTTCAGATCGGGAACCACAATGTGATGGAGGTGACAACTGCCCCACCTGggccaggggacagccaggagcacACCAGGGACAATGTCTGA
- the FEM1A gene encoding protein fem-1 homolog A isoform X2, with the protein MDLRTAVYNAARDGKLKLLQKLLGSRSREELEALTAGPGGGGGPGAGSTPLLIAARHGHLEVVEYLLDHCGARVEEGGSVSFDGETIEGAPPLWAASAAGHLGVVRSLLDHGASVNQTTLTNSTPLRAACFDGHLEIVRYLVGERGADLEVANRHGHTCLMISCYKGHREIARYLLEKGADVNRRSVKGNTALHDCAESGSLEILQLLLRSKARMEKDGYGMTPLLAASVTGHTNIVEYLIQGGLQQDEAAVEALELLGATFVDKKRDLLGAHKYWRRAMELRCEGGQYLPKPEPRQLVLAYDYSREVSSLEELEALITDPDEMRMQALLIRERILGPSHPDTSYYIRYRGAVYADSGNFERCINLWKYALDMQQGNLEPLSPMTASSFLSFAELYSYVLQDRSKGTLATHLGFSDLIGVLSKGVREVERALVHGKDPVADSAQFTKTLAIILHLVFLLEKVECTPEQEHQKRQTIYRLLKCSPRAKNGFTLLHMAVDKDTTTVGRYPVGKFPSLHVVNLLLECGADPDSRDYDNNTPLHVAARNNCPLIMSALMEAGAHMDATNAFKQTAYELLDEKLLTKSTMQPFNYITLQCLAARALDKHKIPYKGFIPEELEAFIELH; encoded by the exons ATGGACCTGCGCACGGCCGTGTACAATGCGGCCCGCGACGGGaagctgaagctgctgcagaagctgctgggCAGCCGCAGCCGGGAGGAGCTGGAGGCGCTGACGGCGGGGCCCGGCGGTgggggcggccccggggccgGCAGCACTCCGCTGCTGATCGCGGCCCGGCACGGGCACCTGGAGGTGGTGGAGTACCTGCTGGATCACTGCGGGGCCCGCGTGGAGGAGGGCGGCTCCGTCAGCTTCGACGGCGAGACCATCGAGGGGGCCCCGCCGCTGTGGGCGGCCTCGGCTGCGGGGCACCTGGGCGTGGTGCGGAGCCTGCTGGACCACGGCGCCTCGGTGAACCAGACCACGCTGACCAACTCCACCCCGCTGCGGGCCGCCTGCTTCGATGGGCACCTGGAGATCGTGCGGTACCTGGTGGGCGAACGCGGGGCCGACCTGGAGGTGGCCAACCGGCACGGCCACACGTGCTTGATGATTTCCTGCTATAAAGGGCACCGGGAGATCGCGCGGTACCTGCTGGAGAAAGGGGCCGATGTGAACCGGCGCAGCGTGAAGGGAAACACGGCCTTGCACGACTGCGCCGAGTCGGGCAGCCTGGAGATCCTGCAGCTCTTGCTCCGCTCCAAGGCCCGCATGGAGAAAGACGGCTATGGCATGACCCCTCTGCTCGCTGCCAGTGTCACCGGCCACACCAACATCGTGGAGTACCTGATCCAgggggggctgcagcaggacgAG GCTGCCGTGGAAgcgctggagctgctgggtgccACGTTTGTGGACAAGAAACGAGACCTGTTGGGAGCGCACAAGTACTGGCGCAGGGCGATGGAGCTGcgctgtgagggtgggcagtACCTGCCTAAGCCCGAGCcccggcagctggtgctggcaTACGACTACTCGCGGGAGGTGAGCtctctggaggagctggaagccCTGATCACGGACCCCGACGAGATGCGCATGCAGGCGCTGCTGATCCGGGAGCGCATCCTGGGCCCTTCCCACCCCGACACCTCCTACTACATCCGTTACCGCGGCGCCGTCTACGCCGACTCCGGCAACTTCGAGCGCTGCATTAACCTGTGGAAGTACGCCCTGGACATGCAGCAAGGCAACCTGGAGCCCCTCAGCCCCATGACTGCCAgcagtttcctttcctttgccGAGCTTTACTCCTACGTGCTCCAGGACCGTTCCAAAGGCACTTTAGCCACCCACCTGGGCTTCTCCGACCTCATCGGGGTGCTGAGCAAAGGGGTCCGGGAGGTGGAGAGGGCCCTGGTGCACGGCAAGGACCCCGTGGCCGACTCGGCGCAGTTCACCAAGACGTTGGCCATCATCCTGCACCTGGTTTTCCTGCTGGAGAAGGTGGAGTGcaccccagagcaggagcaccAGAAGCGCCAGACCATCTACCGCCTGCTCAAGTGCAGCCCCCGCGCCAAGAACGGCTTCACCCTCCTGCACATGGCCGTGGACAAGGACACCACCACCGTGGGGCGTTACCCCGTGGGCAAATTCCCGTCGCTGCACGTGGTGAACTTGCTGCTGGAGTGCGGGGCGGACCCGGACAGCCGGGACTATGACAACAACACCCCCCTGCACGTGGCTGCCCGCAACAACTGCCCGCTGATCATGAGCGCCCTGATGGAGGCCGGGGCGCACATGGACGCCACCAACGCCTTCAAGCAGACGGCCTACGAGCTGCTGGACGAGAAGCTGCTCACCAAGAGCACCATGCAGCCCTTCAACTACATCACCCTCCAGTGCCTTGCTGCTCGCGCCCTGGACAAGCACAAGATTCCCTACAAGGGATTCATCCCCGAGGAGCTGGAAGCCTTCATTGAGCTGCACTAG
- the FEM1A gene encoding protein fem-1 homolog A isoform X1 has translation MDLRTAVYNAARDGKLKLLQKLLGSRSREELEALTAGPGGGGGPGAGSTPLLIAARHGHLEVVEYLLDHCGARVEEGGSVSFDGETIEGAPPLWAASAAGHLGVVRSLLDHGASVNQTTLTNSTPLRAACFDGHLEIVRYLVGERGADLEVANRHGHTCLMISCYKGHREIARYLLEKGADVNRRSVKGNTALHDCAESGSLEILQLLLRSKARMEKDGYGMTPLLAASVTGHTNIVEYLIQGGLQQDEAAGSQSGTCASGGSHQRGCSEEGCEGCGASASSQDEVPNVFCTREAAVEALELLGATFVDKKRDLLGAHKYWRRAMELRCEGGQYLPKPEPRQLVLAYDYSREVSSLEELEALITDPDEMRMQALLIRERILGPSHPDTSYYIRYRGAVYADSGNFERCINLWKYALDMQQGNLEPLSPMTASSFLSFAELYSYVLQDRSKGTLATHLGFSDLIGVLSKGVREVERALVHGKDPVADSAQFTKTLAIILHLVFLLEKVECTPEQEHQKRQTIYRLLKCSPRAKNGFTLLHMAVDKDTTTVGRYPVGKFPSLHVVNLLLECGADPDSRDYDNNTPLHVAARNNCPLIMSALMEAGAHMDATNAFKQTAYELLDEKLLTKSTMQPFNYITLQCLAARALDKHKIPYKGFIPEELEAFIELH, from the coding sequence ATGGACCTGCGCACGGCCGTGTACAATGCGGCCCGCGACGGGaagctgaagctgctgcagaagctgctgggCAGCCGCAGCCGGGAGGAGCTGGAGGCGCTGACGGCGGGGCCCGGCGGTgggggcggccccggggccgGCAGCACTCCGCTGCTGATCGCGGCCCGGCACGGGCACCTGGAGGTGGTGGAGTACCTGCTGGATCACTGCGGGGCCCGCGTGGAGGAGGGCGGCTCCGTCAGCTTCGACGGCGAGACCATCGAGGGGGCCCCGCCGCTGTGGGCGGCCTCGGCTGCGGGGCACCTGGGCGTGGTGCGGAGCCTGCTGGACCACGGCGCCTCGGTGAACCAGACCACGCTGACCAACTCCACCCCGCTGCGGGCCGCCTGCTTCGATGGGCACCTGGAGATCGTGCGGTACCTGGTGGGCGAACGCGGGGCCGACCTGGAGGTGGCCAACCGGCACGGCCACACGTGCTTGATGATTTCCTGCTATAAAGGGCACCGGGAGATCGCGCGGTACCTGCTGGAGAAAGGGGCCGATGTGAACCGGCGCAGCGTGAAGGGAAACACGGCCTTGCACGACTGCGCCGAGTCGGGCAGCCTGGAGATCCTGCAGCTCTTGCTCCGCTCCAAGGCCCGCATGGAGAAAGACGGCTATGGCATGACCCCTCTGCTCGCTGCCAGTGTCACCGGCCACACCAACATCGTGGAGTACCTGATCCAgggggggctgcagcaggacgAGGCTGCGGGGAGCCAGAGCGGGACCTGTGCCTCAGGTGGGAGCCATCAGAGGGGCTGTAGTGAAGAGGGCTGTGAGGGATGCGGTGCTTCAGCTTCCAGTCAGGACGAGGTCCCGAACGTGTTCTGCACTCGAGAGGCTGCCGTGGAAgcgctggagctgctgggtgccACGTTTGTGGACAAGAAACGAGACCTGTTGGGAGCGCACAAGTACTGGCGCAGGGCGATGGAGCTGcgctgtgagggtgggcagtACCTGCCTAAGCCCGAGCcccggcagctggtgctggcaTACGACTACTCGCGGGAGGTGAGCtctctggaggagctggaagccCTGATCACGGACCCCGACGAGATGCGCATGCAGGCGCTGCTGATCCGGGAGCGCATCCTGGGCCCTTCCCACCCCGACACCTCCTACTACATCCGTTACCGCGGCGCCGTCTACGCCGACTCCGGCAACTTCGAGCGCTGCATTAACCTGTGGAAGTACGCCCTGGACATGCAGCAAGGCAACCTGGAGCCCCTCAGCCCCATGACTGCCAgcagtttcctttcctttgccGAGCTTTACTCCTACGTGCTCCAGGACCGTTCCAAAGGCACTTTAGCCACCCACCTGGGCTTCTCCGACCTCATCGGGGTGCTGAGCAAAGGGGTCCGGGAGGTGGAGAGGGCCCTGGTGCACGGCAAGGACCCCGTGGCCGACTCGGCGCAGTTCACCAAGACGTTGGCCATCATCCTGCACCTGGTTTTCCTGCTGGAGAAGGTGGAGTGcaccccagagcaggagcaccAGAAGCGCCAGACCATCTACCGCCTGCTCAAGTGCAGCCCCCGCGCCAAGAACGGCTTCACCCTCCTGCACATGGCCGTGGACAAGGACACCACCACCGTGGGGCGTTACCCCGTGGGCAAATTCCCGTCGCTGCACGTGGTGAACTTGCTGCTGGAGTGCGGGGCGGACCCGGACAGCCGGGACTATGACAACAACACCCCCCTGCACGTGGCTGCCCGCAACAACTGCCCGCTGATCATGAGCGCCCTGATGGAGGCCGGGGCGCACATGGACGCCACCAACGCCTTCAAGCAGACGGCCTACGAGCTGCTGGACGAGAAGCTGCTCACCAAGAGCACCATGCAGCCCTTCAACTACATCACCCTCCAGTGCCTTGCTGCTCGCGCCCTGGACAAGCACAAGATTCCCTACAAGGGATTCATCCCCGAGGAGCTGGAAGCCTTCATTGAGCTGCACTAG